The proteins below come from a single Parageobacillus thermoglucosidasius genomic window:
- a CDS encoding DEAD/DEAH box helicase, whose amino-acid sequence MKETLFERFSFQPFIIEAIKELRFYKPTEIQERIIPIALRGKSAIGQSQTGTGKTHAYLLPIIEKIDPDRKAVQAVITAPTRELATQIYHEILKITKFCPSDRQITARCFIGGTDKQKAIEKLKTQPHIVVGTPGRINDLIREQALLVRTANTLVVDEADLMLDMGFIVDVDQIAARMPKELQMLVFSATIPEKLKPFLKKYMENPEYVHIAPKQVAAEKIEHVLVPLRSRDKVKLLHEMLLAYNPYLAIVFTNTKKMADEVADKLIEKGMKVGILHGDLSPRERKKMMKQIRDLEFQYIVATDLAARGIDIEGVSHVINYELPKDLQFYIHRAGRTARAGYTGMAATIYEPSDQDAITKLEKMGIEFLHRDLIRGEWVDLPPWNRRSKREKQGGEIAQLLAKMKKAKQVKPGYKKKLLAEMEKQKKRLRRLKKQ is encoded by the coding sequence ATGAAGGAGACATTGTTTGAGCGGTTTTCATTTCAGCCATTTATTATTGAAGCGATCAAGGAGCTTCGTTTTTATAAACCGACGGAAATTCAAGAGCGGATCATTCCCATCGCTCTCCGCGGGAAAAGCGCGATCGGCCAGTCGCAAACAGGAACGGGGAAAACGCACGCCTATTTGCTGCCGATCATCGAAAAAATTGATCCGGACCGCAAAGCAGTGCAAGCAGTGATTACCGCGCCGACGCGGGAACTTGCAACGCAAATCTACCATGAAATTTTAAAAATTACCAAGTTTTGTCCGAGCGATCGGCAAATTACGGCCCGCTGCTTTATTGGCGGAACCGATAAGCAGAAGGCGATCGAGAAATTGAAGACACAGCCGCATATTGTAGTCGGGACTCCGGGACGAATCAACGACCTTATTCGCGAACAGGCGCTGCTCGTTCGCACAGCAAACACGCTCGTCGTCGACGAAGCGGACTTAATGCTGGATATGGGATTTATTGTGGACGTCGACCAAATTGCTGCACGCATGCCGAAAGAGTTGCAAATGCTCGTGTTTTCCGCGACGATTCCGGAGAAGTTAAAGCCGTTTTTGAAAAAATATATGGAAAATCCAGAATATGTCCATATCGCGCCGAAGCAAGTGGCGGCGGAAAAAATTGAACATGTTCTTGTGCCGCTTCGCAGCCGCGACAAAGTGAAGTTGTTGCATGAAATGTTGCTTGCGTATAATCCGTATTTAGCGATCGTATTTACCAATACAAAAAAGATGGCTGATGAAGTGGCGGACAAGCTGATTGAAAAAGGGATGAAAGTCGGGATTTTGCACGGCGATTTATCGCCGCGCGAGCGAAAGAAGATGATGAAGCAAATTCGCGATTTGGAATTTCAATATATTGTTGCTACCGATTTGGCGGCCCGCGGCATTGATATTGAAGGGGTAAGCCATGTCATTAACTATGAATTGCCAAAAGACTTGCAGTTTTACATTCATCGCGCCGGACGCACTGCGCGCGCCGGCTACACCGGAATGGCGGCGACGATTTACGAGCCGTCGGACCAAGATGCCATCACCAAATTGGAAAAAATGGGGATTGAGTTTCTGCACCGCGACCTCATCCGCGGAGAATGGGTGGATTTGCCGCCTTGGAACCGGCGGAGCAAGCGGGAAAAGCAAGGGGGAGAAATAGCGCAGCTGCTTGCGAAAATGAAAAAAGCGAAACAAGTCAAGCCGGGTTACAAGAAAAAACTGCTTGCTGAAATGGAAAAACAAAAAAAGCGGCTGCGGCGCTTAAAAAAACAATAA
- the vrrA gene encoding VrrA/YqfQ family protein, with protein MIYNRPPAFPSPPMARAFPFSPIRAAGPYPRFGGFLSRLFSRGQPLPPASPWMGPAIQHAASTSAGANAGGGFLGILTNAQKMLGIAQNVMPMVQQYGPLIKNLPAMVRIWKELKTTDQEENGAEKNIPGNKKKTSSSSKSKRRTVPKTKTSENKRSASSKTPRPSTPKLYI; from the coding sequence ATGATATATAACAGACCGCCAGCCTTTCCTTCTCCTCCGATGGCACGTGCTTTTCCGTTTTCTCCAATAAGAGCGGCCGGCCCATATCCAAGATTTGGCGGATTTTTATCGCGATTGTTTTCACGAGGACAGCCGCTGCCTCCGGCATCTCCTTGGATGGGGCCGGCAATTCAACACGCTGCTAGCACAAGCGCCGGCGCAAACGCGGGTGGAGGCTTTCTCGGCATATTGACAAACGCCCAAAAAATGTTAGGGATCGCGCAAAACGTGATGCCAATGGTGCAGCAATACGGGCCGCTAATCAAAAACCTTCCGGCCATGGTCAGAATATGGAAAGAGCTAAAAACAACCGATCAAGAAGAAAATGGCGCAGAAAAAAACATTCCGGGAAATAAGAAAAAAACATCCTCTTCATCCAAATCCAAAAGGCGGACAGTGCCGAAAACGAAAACAAGCGAAAATAAACGTTCCGCATCGTCGAAAACCCCAAGGCCGTCTACACCAAAGCTCTATATTTAA
- a CDS encoding 4-hydroxy-3-methylbut-2-enyl diphosphate reductase, whose product MEVIKITPRGYCYGVVDAMVIARNAALDPTLPRPIYILGMIVHNKHVTDAFAEDGIITLDGENRLEILEKIDKGTVIFTAHGVSPEVKKRAREKGLVTIDATCPDVTKTHNLIQEKLADGYEIIYIGKKGHPEPEGAVGIDPIHIHLVETAEDVERLTIESDRIMVTNQTTMSQWDVADIMKKVKEKYPHVEMHKEICLATQLRQEAVAEQAKEADVTIVVGDPRSNNSNRLAQVSEEIAGTKAYRVADVTEIEIDWIKDAKKVAVTAGASTPTPITKEVIDFLEQFDPNDPKTWKRERKVPLHKILPKVKTKKD is encoded by the coding sequence ATGGAAGTGATCAAAATTACCCCGCGCGGTTACTGCTATGGGGTTGTTGATGCGATGGTGATCGCAAGAAATGCGGCGTTAGATCCTACGTTGCCAAGACCGATTTATATTCTCGGGATGATCGTTCACAATAAACATGTTACCGACGCGTTTGCCGAGGACGGGATTATTACGCTGGACGGCGAGAACCGGTTGGAGATTCTCGAAAAAATTGACAAAGGAACCGTGATCTTCACCGCGCACGGCGTATCTCCCGAAGTGAAAAAGCGCGCGCGCGAAAAAGGGCTTGTCACGATTGATGCCACATGCCCAGATGTGACCAAAACGCATAACTTAATTCAAGAAAAATTAGCGGACGGTTATGAAATTATATATATCGGCAAAAAAGGACATCCGGAACCAGAAGGAGCAGTCGGCATCGATCCAATCCACATTCATCTTGTCGAAACAGCCGAAGATGTGGAACGCCTGACGATTGAAAGCGACCGCATCATGGTGACAAACCAAACAACGATGAGCCAATGGGACGTTGCCGACATTATGAAAAAAGTAAAAGAAAAATACCCGCATGTTGAAATGCATAAAGAAATTTGCCTAGCAACCCAGCTTCGCCAAGAAGCGGTGGCAGAGCAGGCAAAAGAAGCTGACGTCACGATCGTTGTCGGCGATCCAAGAAGCAATAACTCCAACCGCCTTGCGCAAGTGTCGGAAGAAATCGCCGGCACGAAAGCATATCGCGTTGCCGATGTGACGGAAATCGAGATCGACTGGATTAAAGACGCGAAAAAAGTGGCCGTCACAGCGGGAGCCTCTACCCCGACTCCGATTACGAAAGAAGTCATCGATTTTTTAGAACAGTTTGACCCAAACGATCCAAAAACATGGAAGCGCGAACGGAAAGTACCGCTGCATAAAATTTTACCGAAAGTAAAAACAAAAAAAGACTAG
- a CDS encoding Nif3-like dinuclear metal center hexameric protein, translating into MSKIPSGQEIIQLLERFAPKQLAMEGDRIGLQIGTLNKPVQKVMVALDVLEEVIDEAIAENVDLIIAHHPPLYRPLKQIATDQAQGRMIEKCLKHDIAIYAAHTNLDIANGGVNDWLAEALGLEQAEVLVPTYEEPLKKLVVYVPETHADLVREAIGNAGAGHIGNYSHCTFNGRGIGTFLPLEGANPFIGEAGTLEQVEEVRIETIVPASLQNKVIAAMLKAHPYEEVAYDIYPLENKGKTFGLGRIGRLPEKMTLAEFAEHVKKALDVPAVRVVGDLQDVVQQVAVVGGDGNKYVAQAKLAGADVYVTGDVYYHVAHDAMMLGLNIVDPGHNVEKVMKQGVARFLENEFAKHEFATTVCISNVHTDPFTFV; encoded by the coding sequence GTGAGCAAAATTCCAAGCGGTCAAGAAATCATTCAATTATTGGAACGGTTTGCCCCGAAACAGCTGGCGATGGAAGGCGACAGAATCGGGCTGCAAATTGGCACATTAAATAAACCAGTCCAAAAAGTGATGGTCGCCTTGGATGTTTTAGAAGAAGTTATTGATGAAGCAATAGCGGAAAACGTTGATCTGATTATCGCGCACCATCCGCCGCTTTACCGTCCGCTAAAACAGATCGCCACCGATCAAGCGCAAGGGCGCATGATCGAAAAATGCCTGAAACATGATATTGCTATTTATGCTGCCCATACGAATTTAGATATTGCCAATGGTGGAGTCAATGACTGGCTAGCCGAAGCGTTAGGATTGGAGCAAGCAGAGGTGCTCGTTCCAACATATGAAGAACCGCTGAAAAAATTGGTCGTTTATGTTCCGGAGACGCACGCCGACCTCGTCCGGGAGGCGATCGGCAACGCAGGGGCAGGCCATATCGGCAACTATAGCCATTGTACGTTTAACGGCCGCGGCATCGGCACATTTTTGCCGCTGGAAGGAGCGAATCCGTTCATCGGGGAAGCAGGAACGCTTGAGCAAGTAGAAGAGGTGCGCATCGAGACGATTGTCCCAGCTTCATTGCAAAACAAGGTGATTGCCGCGATGTTAAAAGCACATCCGTACGAAGAAGTGGCATATGACATCTATCCGCTTGAAAACAAAGGAAAAACGTTTGGATTAGGAAGAATTGGCCGTTTGCCTGAAAAAATGACGCTCGCGGAGTTTGCCGAACATGTGAAAAAAGCGCTCGACGTTCCGGCGGTGCGCGTTGTCGGCGATTTGCAAGATGTGGTGCAACAAGTTGCAGTGGTTGGCGGGGACGGAAATAAATATGTCGCACAGGCAAAGTTAGCTGGCGCTGATGTGTATGTGACAGGGGATGTTTATTATCATGTGGCGCATGATGCTATGATGCTCGGGCTGAATATCGTTGATCCGGGGCATAATGTCGAGAAAGTAATGAAACAAGGGGTTGCCCGCTTTTTAGAAAACGAGTTTGCCAAACATGAGTTTGCAACAACCGTCTGTATTTCCAATGTCCATACAGATCCATTTACATTTGTATAA
- a CDS encoding tRNA (adenine(22)-N(1))-methyltransferase, with the protein MNEFRLSKRLETVASFIPKGATLADIGSDHAYLPCYAYLHGYITKAVAGEVADGPLRSAKLQVERTGLQDVISVRKGDGLEVIQPGEVDCITIAGMGGTLIANILEAGKDKLSGVKRLILQPNVGAHIVRKWLIDHQWELMAECILEEEGKIYEVLVAEKGDGKRPYRNMEAELLLGPFLLKEKNDVFLKKWNNELAHWKRIVRQLDEKAETESAISKKQELEKKIKLVEEALR; encoded by the coding sequence ATGAATGAATTTCGTCTGTCCAAACGCCTGGAAACGGTCGCTTCTTTTATTCCAAAAGGGGCGACGCTGGCTGACATTGGTTCGGATCATGCGTATTTGCCGTGCTACGCATATTTGCATGGGTATATAACAAAAGCGGTGGCCGGTGAAGTAGCGGACGGCCCGCTTCGTTCCGCCAAGCTACAAGTGGAAAGGACCGGGCTGCAAGACGTTATTTCTGTGCGAAAAGGCGATGGCTTAGAAGTAATTCAGCCAGGGGAAGTGGACTGCATTACGATTGCTGGCATGGGCGGCACATTGATTGCCAATATTTTGGAGGCTGGAAAAGATAAGCTTTCCGGTGTGAAGAGGCTGATTTTGCAGCCAAATGTCGGCGCACATATCGTCCGCAAATGGCTGATCGACCATCAGTGGGAATTGATGGCAGAGTGCATATTGGAAGAAGAAGGGAAAATTTATGAAGTGCTTGTTGCGGAAAAAGGCGATGGGAAAAGACCATATAGAAATATGGAAGCAGAATTATTGCTTGGGCCATTTTTATTAAAAGAAAAAAATGATGTATTTTTGAAAAAATGGAACAATGAGCTTGCTCATTGGAAACGGATCGTCCGCCAATTAGACGAAAAGGCGGAAACAGAATCTGCCATTTCCAAAAAACAGGAGCTAGAGAAAAAAATCAAGCTTGTGGAGGAGGCATTGCGGTGA
- the cccA gene encoding cytochrome c550, producing MNRNPLIPFFIIMVFGIGLTIGLSFKGLGDAKELAKEKKGGEKTEQAAAANPEQFYQQTCSSCHGQNYEGGVGPALKGVGDRLSPDEIKNVLQNGRGSMPPGLVPSDKLDEMAKWLSELK from the coding sequence ATGAATCGAAACCCGCTAATCCCATTTTTCATCATTATGGTGTTTGGAATCGGTCTTACTATTGGTCTTTCATTTAAGGGGCTTGGCGACGCAAAAGAGCTGGCAAAAGAGAAAAAAGGCGGCGAAAAAACCGAGCAGGCTGCCGCGGCAAATCCGGAACAATTTTATCAACAAACGTGCAGCAGCTGTCATGGGCAAAATTATGAAGGTGGGGTTGGCCCGGCGCTAAAAGGAGTTGGCGATCGGCTTTCGCCTGACGAAATTAAAAACGTGCTCCAAAACGGTCGGGGCAGCATGCCTCCTGGTCTTGTTCCGTCAGATAAACTGGATGAAATGGCAAAATGGCTTTCTGAGCTGAAATAA
- the rpoD gene encoding RNA polymerase sigma factor RpoD has translation MAEKPARAKQIDADATLEQAKEQLTELGKKRGILTYEEIAERLSAFDLDSDQMDEFYEYLTDQGIEVISESDLESDLEHDPDIDDLAKEEFDLNDLSVPPGVKINDPVRMYLKEIGRVPLLSAEEEIELAKRIEQGDEEAKRRLTEANLRLVVSIAKRYVGRGMLFLDLIQEGNMGLIKAVEKFDYRKGYKFSTYATWWIRQAITRAIADQARTIRIPVHMVETINKLIRVQRQLLQDLGREPTPEEIAEEMDLTPEKVREILKIAQEPVSLETPIGEEDDSHLGDFIEDQEATSPSEHAAYELLKEQLEDVLDTLTDREENVLRLRFGLDDGRTRTLEEVGKVFGVTRERIRQIEAKALRKLRHPSRSKRLKDFLE, from the coding sequence ATGGCTGAAAAACCAGCTCGTGCAAAACAAATCGATGCAGATGCAACGCTTGAACAGGCGAAAGAACAACTAACAGAGCTCGGCAAAAAGCGCGGCATTTTGACATATGAAGAAATTGCCGAACGTTTATCCGCGTTTGATCTTGATTCAGACCAAATGGACGAATTTTACGAATACTTAACGGACCAAGGAATTGAAGTCATTAGTGAATCTGATTTAGAATCTGATTTAGAGCATGATCCGGATATCGACGATTTAGCAAAAGAAGAATTTGACTTAAATGATCTGTCGGTTCCACCTGGTGTGAAAATTAACGATCCTGTGCGCATGTATTTAAAAGAAATTGGTCGCGTTCCGCTATTGTCTGCCGAAGAAGAAATTGAACTGGCAAAACGAATCGAGCAAGGTGACGAAGAAGCGAAACGCCGTTTAACGGAAGCAAACCTTCGCCTTGTCGTTAGCATCGCCAAACGTTATGTCGGTCGCGGCATGCTGTTTCTGGACTTAATCCAAGAAGGAAATATGGGTCTGATTAAAGCGGTCGAAAAGTTCGACTACCGCAAAGGATACAAATTCAGCACATATGCGACATGGTGGATTCGTCAAGCGATAACGCGGGCGATTGCCGACCAAGCCCGTACGATCCGTATACCGGTGCATATGGTGGAAACAATTAACAAACTTATCCGCGTGCAACGTCAATTGCTTCAAGATCTTGGCCGCGAACCAACTCCAGAAGAAATCGCTGAAGAAATGGATTTAACTCCGGAAAAAGTGCGCGAAATTTTAAAGATTGCCCAAGAACCAGTATCACTTGAAACGCCGATTGGCGAAGAAGACGATTCGCATTTAGGCGATTTCATTGAAGACCAAGAAGCGACGTCGCCATCTGAGCACGCGGCGTACGAACTGCTAAAAGAGCAGCTAGAAGATGTGCTGGACACGCTGACGGACCGCGAAGAGAACGTGCTTCGCTTGCGTTTTGGACTAGATGACGGCCGTACGCGGACGCTCGAAGAAGTCGGAAAAGTGTTTGGGGTTACCCGCGAACGCATCCGGCAAATTGAAGCGAAAGCGCTCCGCAAGTTGCGCCATCCAAGCCGCAGCAAACGGCTGAAAGACTTTTTAGAGTAA
- the dnaG gene encoding DNA primase — MGYRIPEETIETIRRTVDIVDVISDYVQLKKQGRNYFGLCPFHGEKTPSFSVSPEKQIFHCFGCGAGGNVFSFLMDIEGISFLEAVKRLAVKANIDLSHLQLDDADKSRTNTGETKMMVEAHELLKKFYHHLLVNTNEGQKALDYLQDRGWTREIIDQFEIGYAPNSWDFAVKLLSGRGFSLELMEKAGLIIRKENGDYFDRFRHRIMFPILNHHGDTVGFSGRLLGEGQPKYLNSPETAIFHKGKILYNFHQARLHIRKHQEVILLEGFADVISAVQAGVAHSVATMGTALTEEHARILRRNVDTVIICYDGDASGIEATFRAAEVLTEAGCHVKIATIPDGLDPDEYIRKYGPDRFRRDIIDAGSSLMAFKMMYFRKGKNLQDENDKIRYIEEVLREISKLPNPIEWDYYLRQLADEFSLSLSALQEQLNRYKGTVKHAHHIDREETPKPLLQKKLLPAFQNAERMLLAHMLQSRDVAMVVQEKIAGNFNLEEHRAIAAYIYAFYEEGNDPDVSLLLSRLPDDLKPLVTELSLLLINDEVSNQELNDYMKHVLNYPKWLMLKEKEQEKMEAERKKDFLTAARIAKEIIEMKKMLSS, encoded by the coding sequence ATGGGATACCGTATTCCCGAAGAAACGATTGAAACGATTCGCCGTACCGTTGATATCGTCGATGTCATCAGCGATTATGTCCAATTAAAAAAACAAGGACGCAACTACTTTGGGTTATGCCCGTTTCACGGGGAGAAGACGCCGTCGTTTTCTGTTTCCCCAGAAAAGCAAATTTTCCATTGTTTCGGCTGTGGTGCCGGCGGAAATGTATTTTCGTTTCTTATGGATATCGAAGGCATTTCCTTTCTTGAGGCAGTAAAACGGCTGGCAGTTAAGGCGAACATCGATTTGTCCCATTTGCAGCTAGACGATGCGGATAAAAGCCGTACCAATACAGGCGAAACAAAAATGATGGTGGAAGCGCATGAGCTCTTGAAAAAATTTTACCATCATTTGCTTGTAAATACAAATGAAGGACAAAAAGCTCTTGATTATTTACAAGATCGAGGATGGACGCGAGAAATCATTGATCAGTTTGAAATCGGTTATGCGCCGAACTCGTGGGACTTTGCAGTCAAACTTTTGTCAGGGCGCGGTTTTTCGCTTGAGCTAATGGAAAAAGCTGGACTGATCATTCGAAAAGAAAATGGGGACTATTTTGATCGTTTCCGCCATCGGATTATGTTCCCGATTCTTAATCATCATGGAGACACTGTCGGCTTTTCCGGCAGGCTTTTAGGAGAAGGACAGCCAAAATACTTAAACAGCCCGGAAACGGCCATTTTCCATAAAGGAAAAATTTTGTACAACTTTCATCAAGCTCGTTTACATATACGAAAACATCAAGAGGTTATTTTGTTGGAAGGATTTGCTGACGTTATTTCCGCGGTGCAAGCAGGCGTTGCCCATTCTGTCGCAACGATGGGCACGGCTCTAACGGAAGAGCATGCGCGCATTCTCCGGCGCAATGTCGATACTGTCATCATTTGCTACGATGGCGATGCGTCAGGAATCGAAGCAACATTTCGCGCAGCGGAGGTGCTGACAGAAGCAGGATGTCATGTGAAAATTGCAACAATTCCTGATGGCCTTGATCCTGATGAATATATAAGAAAATATGGTCCGGATCGGTTCCGTCGGGATATTATTGATGCGGGCAGCTCGTTGATGGCGTTTAAAATGATGTATTTTCGCAAAGGAAAAAACTTGCAAGACGAAAACGATAAAATCCGTTATATTGAAGAAGTGCTTCGCGAAATCAGCAAGCTGCCGAACCCCATTGAGTGGGATTACTATTTACGGCAGCTGGCCGACGAGTTTTCCCTTTCACTGTCCGCCTTGCAGGAGCAGTTAAACCGCTATAAAGGCACTGTCAAACATGCTCATCATATAGACCGGGAAGAAACACCGAAACCGCTGCTGCAGAAGAAACTTCTTCCCGCATTTCAAAATGCGGAGCGAATGTTGCTTGCTCATATGCTGCAAAGCCGCGATGTAGCGATGGTAGTCCAAGAAAAGATCGCAGGCAACTTTAATCTCGAAGAGCACCGGGCGATTGCTGCTTATATTTACGCGTTTTACGAAGAAGGAAACGATCCGGACGTCAGTTTGTTGCTTTCACGCCTTCCTGACGATTTAAAACCTCTTGTAACAGAGCTGTCGCTGTTGTTGATCAATGACGAAGTTTCCAATCAGGAACTGAATGATTACATGAAACATGTGTTGAATTATCCAAAATGGTTAATGCTAAAAGAAAAAGAACAAGAAAAAATGGAAGCGGAACGAAAAAAAGACTTTTTGACTGCCGCGCGCATCGCGAAAGAAATTATTGAAATGAAAAAAATGTTATCTTCGTAA
- a CDS encoding YaiI/YqxD family protein, with protein sequence MFSLACKYNIPSVFVSSYNHFSPLQKMEWVYVDTEKEAVDLYILNHAAKGDVVVTQDIGLASMLVSRGVYVISPRGKVYEDGGMDDLLYFRYLEAKQRRQGVYRKGMKRFSDQDRRAFLQNFEKILSKLAGK encoded by the coding sequence ATTTTCTCGCTTGCTTGCAAATATAATATACCAAGCGTGTTTGTTTCTTCATACAACCATTTCTCTCCTTTGCAGAAAATGGAATGGGTATATGTGGACACAGAAAAGGAAGCGGTCGATTTATACATTTTGAACCATGCGGCGAAGGGAGATGTTGTTGTTACCCAAGATATCGGATTAGCAAGCATGCTTGTTAGCCGCGGTGTTTATGTTATTTCTCCGCGCGGGAAGGTGTATGAAGATGGAGGAATGGATGATCTCCTCTACTTCCGCTATCTTGAAGCGAAACAGCGGAGGCAAGGTGTGTACCGGAAGGGAATGAAGCGGTTTTCTGATCAGGATCGTCGTGCCTTTCTGCAAAATTTCGAAAAAATTTTGTCGAAACTCGCAGGAAAATAG
- a CDS encoding pyruvate, water dikinase regulatory protein, whose translation MNQRLVYVVSDSGGETAELVVKAAASQFYSSHIQLKRVPYVEDKSTLAEVVALAKMNQGIIAFTLVVPEMRQFLIEEAAREGVAAYDIIGPLIETMSDLFKLTPRYEPGQVRVLDEDYFKKIEAIEFAVKYDDGRDPRGILRADIVLIGVSRTSKTPLSQYLAHKRLKVANVPIVPEVEPPEQLFKVPREKCFGLKISPEKLLSIRRERLKSLGLNDQAIYANMDRIKEELAYFEEIVKKIGCDVIDVTNKAVEETASIIMRKRKI comes from the coding sequence TTTACAGTTCACATATTCAATTAAAACGCGTTCCATATGTGGAAGATAAGTCGACTCTTGCGGAAGTCGTTGCATTAGCAAAAATGAACCAAGGAATTATTGCGTTTACGCTTGTTGTCCCGGAAATGCGCCAATTTCTGATTGAAGAGGCTGCGCGTGAAGGAGTAGCGGCGTATGATATTATTGGACCGCTTATTGAAACAATGAGCGATTTATTCAAACTGACGCCGCGATATGAGCCGGGGCAAGTGCGCGTGCTTGATGAGGATTATTTTAAGAAGATTGAAGCGATTGAATTTGCAGTGAAATATGATGATGGACGGGACCCGCGGGGAATTTTGCGCGCCGACATCGTTTTAATAGGCGTATCGCGCACTTCGAAAACACCGTTATCGCAATATTTGGCGCATAAACGGTTAAAGGTGGCAAACGTGCCGATCGTGCCGGAAGTCGAACCGCCAGAACAGCTTTTTAAAGTGCCTCGGGAAAAATGTTTCGGATTAAAAATCAGCCCGGAAAAATTGCTTTCGATTCGCCGCGAGCGCCTAAAATCACTCGGCTTAAACGACCAAGCCATTTATGCGAACATGGATCGCATTAAAGAAGAGCTTGCTTATTTTGAGGAGATAGTGAAAAAAATCGGCTGTGACGTTATCGATGTGACGAATAAGGCGGTTGAAGAAACGGCGAGCATTATTATGAGAAAAAGAAAAATATAG